The genomic interval CCCATTACCATTACAATACGTAAAGCAATCTTAGACGAGTGAAGGGTAGGATGCGAGTTGCGATCGTCGGGGCAGGACTGGCAGGCATGGCAACGGCAGTAGAATTAGCCGATGCCGGACACGAAGTCGAAATTTTTGAATCGCGCCCGTTTGTAGGCGGCAAGGTGGGTAGCTGGGTAGATGCGGAGGGCAACCATGTGGAAATGGGGTTGCATGTCTTCTTTGGCTGCTATTACAACCTGTTTGACTTGATGCAAAAAGTGGGAGCTTCTGAATCCCTACTGCTGAAAGAACATACCCACACCTTTGTTAACCGGGGTGGACGCACAGGAGCGTTGGATTTTCGGTTTATTACTGGAGCACCCTTTAATGGCTTAAAAGCGTTTTTCACGACTTCCCAGCTTTCAGCACAGGATAAGTTGCAAAATGCGATCGCCCTTGGGATCAGTCCTCTAGTGCGCGGTCTGGTGGACTTTGATGGCGCGATGAAAACGATTCGGGAATTGGACAATATTAGCTTTGCTGATTGGTTTCGTAAGCATGGGGGGTCTAACGGGAGCCTGAAGCGGATGTGGAATCCGATCGCCTATGCCCTTGGCTTCATTGATACTGAAAATATCTCTGCCCGCTGCATGCTGACCATCTTTCAGTTTTTTGCGGCTAAAACAGAAGCCTCTGTGCTGCGAATGCTGGCAGGTTCACCGGATGAGTATTTGCACAAACCGATCGTTCGGTATCTGGAAGCGAGAGGCGTGAAAATTCACACCCGTCGCCGCACCCGTCAAATTTTATTTGAGGAAGAAGAGAAAGCCACTCGTGTGACCGGATTAGTAATTGGCAAGGACGACAGCGAGGAAACCATTACCGCTGATGCCTACGTTGCCGCTTGCGACATTCCGGGAATCCAGCGACTCTTGCCCCAGGAATGGCGGAAATGGAAGGAGTTCGACAATATCTACAAGCTGGATGCGGTCCCCGTTGCCACGGTGCAACTTCGGTTTGATGGCTGGGTGACAG from Kovacikia minuta CCNUW1 carries:
- the zds gene encoding 9,9'-di-cis-zeta-carotene desaturase, which encodes MKGRMRVAIVGAGLAGMATAVELADAGHEVEIFESRPFVGGKVGSWVDAEGNHVEMGLHVFFGCYYNLFDLMQKVGASESLLLKEHTHTFVNRGGRTGALDFRFITGAPFNGLKAFFTTSQLSAQDKLQNAIALGISPLVRGLVDFDGAMKTIRELDNISFADWFRKHGGSNGSLKRMWNPIAYALGFIDTENISARCMLTIFQFFAAKTEASVLRMLAGSPDEYLHKPIVRYLEARGVKIHTRRRTRQILFEEEEKATRVTGLVIGKDDSEETITADAYVAACDIPGIQRLLPQEWRKWKEFDNIYKLDAVPVATVQLRFDGWVTELHDPEKRKQLQQAAGLDNLLYTPDADFSCFADLALTSPKDYYREGQGSLLQLVLTPGDPFIRESNEAIAQHVLKQVHDLFPSSRDLNMTWYSVVKLAQSLYREAPGMDPFRPAQKTPISNFFLAGSYTQQDYIDSMEGATISGRQAAQAILEPTGYKVQGVGLFKY